The following nucleotide sequence is from uncultured Draconibacterium sp..
ATCATGCTTTTTCATCATTGCTGTAAATTCTTTCAGGGATGTGGGATGCCCCGATAACACTTCTCCGGCAGCCTTACTAATCAGTGTTTTGGCCAGTATTCGCTCAAAGCCCATTACTTCAGGCCGGTACTTGCTTTTACGTTTTACCTGGTTGGCAATGGTCAGTCCCAGTTCCCGGCTGATGCTTTCTGCAATCTTTCCGGCCCGTTTGCTGATAAAACTGGTATCATAAACACGTTGGTCTATCCCGATCCGGTTAACGATCATGTGCATATGTAAATGCTCCGTATCCCGGTGAATACATCCAATCCACTGGTGATTCTCAAAACCAAAACGACTGCTAAACTCCCTGCAAATACCGGCAAGGTCTTCCTCTCCAAGTTTCTTCTCATCTCCGGGGGCAATGCCGATCTCGATCCGGATAAACTTATTCTTACACCGCGTATTACATTCCTGCAGCTCCAGAAACTCGTTGTAAATCGCGCCGGGCGTTTCGTTTTGAACCAGGTTGGATGCCACCAAAGACCCCTTCTTTGATTCCCGCAGTGCGTATTCTATGGCCCTGCTTCCATGCGCTATTGCTTTGGCTTTGGCTATCATCTCTTATAACGGTTTTACAAATCATTAATCCCTTTTGCTCTCCCTAAACAATGCGTTGCTGAAGCCGGGTCAGCTCACTCACCAGTTGCCTTATCTCTTCAACCAATACAGGGTCTTTTTTGCGTATCAGGCTGCTGATCCGGTTAAAATGGGTACTGTAAGTCTTCAGCATGCGGAAGTATTCAATCTCCTGCTGCGTTAGTGCGGGTATGGCCTTTACTTCACCATCAATGGCTTGCCGGCGGCAATACTCCGAAAGCGTTAGTCCGCTTTTCTTTGCCAGCTGCTGTATGATCTTCTTTTCCCCTACGCTGCACCTGAGAATAATATTTTTGGTCTTGTTCATTATTCCAGACTCCTTTTATGACCCCATTTGGGTGTCATCACTTAGCGGAAGCGGGCAAGAGCAGTTTGTATATACAAACTGACATCTTGCAATGCCTACGCACTTAATGACTACCCGCACAAGATACTATCCGGCCCGCTTCTATTTTGAAGCAAAAAAAAGCTCATTATTTGTTGCTTTTTAAAATAGTATCTTGCTATCCTACCTCGAAAGGGTCTTTTTATGGAAATAAAGTTAGGTAACAGAACAGAGAAACAAAACAACAAACTAACACAATACCATCTAATTACAACTACAACCAAATCGAAACCAACTATTAAAGATGGTGATATTTGATGAGCTTTGATGACTTTAAATGATATTAATGAAAAGTCTATTTGAAACAAATACAGATGCACAATAATTTGAACTAACTGGTATATTTTTTAATGGAAATAATCAAAGCGAAGATTCGCGATCCTGGCTTTCCAATTAATATTCCTTCCGGTAAAGTTATTAAAACTGATAAAGTCCTATTTGCAGGCGGCTAATGGAAAGTGACAGACTCTTGTCCACATCCAATTGTCGATAGGTAAGCCAATAAATACTGCAAACAGCATTATTTTCACTATTAGTTTTAACTTTTACTAGATTATTAATATGTTTATTCTTTTTTGGCAAATTGACTCGGGTTATAACTCCTGTAATCAAAATCTCTTCAATAAGCTGATTTCCATCATCTGCATTCATTACCTCTACCATCATGCCATTTTAGCACAATGAGAAAAATGGAAGGTTCGAGAAAGCCTTAAACTGCAAATGAACTCCGCCGATACACAAATAGCAGGCACCTTATCCTTATTTCGAACTAATAACTCAACAATACTTTCTGCAATTTAGCTTTATCGGCTTCAAACACCTCAACAATAGCTACATCATCTTTCGAAACAACTCCTAATTCTCGACTCCCAACGGTTGCCTTTTTTAATCCTTTGGTGTTGTGCAAAATAATTCTCCATCGGCGGGTGTTATCCATATCCTGGTAATTACCTTCAACGGGGTAAATATTTACTGAGCTTTCCTTAACACCTGTATGGTATTGAATATCTGTTTTGGCATAAACACCTTTAAGGTAATCGTTACTTGTCCCATCATCTTCAATAAGCGTAAATATGCCATCAGCTCCATCATAGATATGCAATTCTAGTAAATCATTTGTTCCTGACTGAATTGATCTTGCATATTCGCGTTTCGGAATAACAGCTCCTTGTTTAATAAACACAGGAATTTGGTGAATAGGCGCAGCAACTTCTATGGTTTGCCCTCCTTTGTACAACTGACCACTCCAATAATTCACCCAGTTTTCTCCAGCGGGGAGTGTTAATTCCCGAGAAGTTGCACCTTGTTCGTATACCGGAGCAACAAAAATTTCTTCACCCAATTTATATTCATACATCCGGGTAGGACGCATAACTCCAACACCATCGAGCCTGGCTTTATGGGCATATGAATAGATGTATGGGAACAGTTCCATTTTCAGGTGAGCCAGTTCACGAAATATTTTATCGGCCCGTTTCGAAACCTTAAACGCAATGTTTTGTGTCGGATTTTCGGGTTGTGAAAATGGTGTTGTTATAGGCGCAAACAAAGCAAATTCGAGCCATCTGATGTATAGTTCTTCATCGATTGTTCCATCAGTTGGAATCGCAAAACCTCCCATGTCATTTGCCAAAAATGGTATTTTATGAAAATGACGACTTGTGTCGGTATACATGGCTAGATTCTCTTTAAAAGCAACGCGCGGTAACCAGGGCGAAAAGTTATGATTCGGATTTTCAACATTCCAGTCGGCACGGGTGTCATCGGTCCATTTTCCTGGGTATTTTTTATATTCTTCGCACTCAACACCATGACTATGCGAAAGAATAAAGCCTCTTCCTGCAGTTTCTTTTCCCAGTTTTTGAGTCGTTTCAAACATGGCTTTACAAACAGGAATAGCATCTGTTTTATCCAATTTTATGAAATCCATTCCCTGATCAAAAAAGTGTTTTACTTTTTCCTGGAAATATGCAGTTGCCTCTGGATTTTGAAAATCAATATCGCCACACCAGGTTCCCTTTACTTCTTTACTACTGTCTCCAATAATTGTGGTACGCAAGCCGTTGTGCCATCCATCTGTGCGAATTTTTTCAGACTTGAAAAAACCTTTCGATTTAAAGTCTTCATATTCTGCTTCATTACCCGTTTTCATGATGGCATCCCACATCCACATCCCTGCTTTAATATCCTTTTCTTCCATGAAATCACACATGGCTTTCAAGTCAGGGTACGAAACAGTATCGCCCACAAAGTCCATATATTTTTTGGGGCCCTGTCCCTGATTTTCCCAATCCCAAATCCAAGAATCAATCCAGAAGGCATCAATGGGGTAATCGTGTTCTATGATCTGATTGACCAACTCAATACTCTGCTCCTGATTGGTATAGGCTCCATATACAATTCCGAATACCCATGCTGGTGGCAATACTACATTGGTGTCGGCTACAGCTGTTGTGTGCTGCAAAGTCATCTGGTCTTTATTTGCAACACCGCACGATAAAAAGCTAATCAGTACTAGCAGAACTAAAATTTGTTTATACATAGTCGTCTATTTATTATTTCAATTTATTTGATTTATCAATACTGGTGGTCTTGCTGTTTTAAAACGAGCGATAAACCCGAATGGCATTTAACACCGGTTCGCCTTTTACAGCCTCAAAGCGGATATCAATCCCATTATTATCGGTCACCACTACCTTATATTTTTTTGATATCGCCTTTTCGGCACCATAATCTGCGGTAAGGTTAAGGTTCCGCTCTACGTACTTTCCGTTTATCAGCACATTAAAAATACGTTCCTTCGTTTCCTCATTAATCTTATCATTTCCCAGGTTATAGGCCAATTTTTCATGTTCTACATCCGACACTAATTCGGCCCACATTAAGGTAAGCTCGTATTTACCTTCCGGTACGTCTAGCTTAAACTCCTTAATGCCTACACGTTGATTCTGGTACAAGGGGTCATCGTCGGTATTTAAAATGTTTAATTCGGAACATGGTAAAGCCCCAAACCGGGTTTTGGCCTTATATGGCTGGCCACCAATGTATCCCCAACTTCCTTCAGTGTATTCTTTTTCGGGAATCCACACCTGTGCTGTTTTCATATTTTCATAATATCGTTTTGATCCCAACATTACATTCATTTCTGAAAACGGCAGCTTTAAGTCTTTTAAGTTGCTCCCTATTAAACGAAAGTCGACTGTATTCATATCGCGAATACTACCAGATACTGTTTGAGCAACTGCTTCTAGTTTGTTTTCGCCATTTTCAAAGGGAACATCAAAAGTTGTTTTATAATTTGTTATTTTATTCGTCCCCAGACTAGTTCCATTATGAAAAAGTTCCACCTCTTTAGCATTGGAGTATACTTCAACTGGCTGCACACATGAGTAGGGCTTCTTATTCAACACCCCTCCTCTAATTTTCCAATGTTTTTGCCCGAAAGCAACTATGGGCTTTTCGCTCAGCAAAGCTTTATACAGCCACCAGGTATCCTTCTTTTCCCGGTTAAGCCCCGTTATGCCTTTCAGATTTACATGTGGAAGTGCATAGCCTCTAGCTTCTGAATAGAAATCATTCAAATTCCAAATGGTAGCCCCAGCCACATAAGCTCTATCCATTATTGCTTGTAGGTAGTGGGCGTGTAACATGTTTCCATATTCTACCGTGTAATCAAAACGCTCGGGATGAAAAGTATGCAATCGGGGGTTTACATCGGCTCCATACTCTGTAATTATCATAGGAACATCAGGCAACTGCTGATGGTGCTTTTCAAGGTATTTTTCAAAATCTTGAAAACGCCCTCCGTACCAACCCTGATACAGGTTCCAGCCTACTACCATTGGGATTGAGGTTAATCCGGAATTTACATAACGTTCAAATGCTCCGTGATTGGGAATCATTGTATAGCGGGAGGGATCTTCATCACGAATTTTTTGTTCTATCTTTTCTGCCAGTTTTATTACATTTTGAAGGTACTCCTTTCCTCTTTTTGAATCGAGCTTAAATGGAGGACGTAGCAAAACCTCATTCATATAAGCCCAGATAATTAACGCAGGATGGTTGAAGTTCTGTTTTACCATTTCCTCCGTCATTTGAAGAGCATTCTCTGTAAATTCATGATCTTCGGTAATTGCATTTACAATAGGAATTTCTACCGATGCAAGAATACCAAGCTTATCGCACATTTCCAGCACTTTCTCATCTTGCGGATAATGAGCAATGCGTAAAAAGTTACCTCCCATTTCTTTAAGTAGTCGGATATCCCGGATGTGCATTTCATCTACCAGAGCATTCCCTTTTTGCAAATAATCCTGGTGCCGATTGGTACCTATCAGCTTTAAGTATTGTCCATTTAAAAAGAAGCCACTATCAGCCGTAAATTCAAACCACCGAATTCCGAGGGGCTGAATTAATTCATCAAGAACAGCCCCATTATCAGCATCTTCGAGTTTGGTATGCACACGGTATAAGTAGGGATTATCAGGAGCCCACAGTTCTGGAGATTCCAAGTTAAAACTCTCGAAAACAAGTTGTTTTGTTTCCTCTTTTGTAAGTGTTTGCTGCTTTACTTTTGAAACGACTATTTTACCATTGTGATCCAATATGCGGTTTTCGAGCTTAATATGCCTTTGCTTTGAACTTTGGTTACTGATTAAACTTTTAATGTTTATTTCTGCCAATTCTTTACTCACCGAAGGCGTAGAAATATAAATGCCCGATGAAGCATTATCATCGCAAGCAAAGTGAACATCGGAGACATGCAATAAATAAACATCGCGGTAGATGCCACCAAAAAAGGTAAAATCAGCCGACAGTGGTGGAATATGTTTATCGTGAGCATTGCTTACTTTAACCATGAGCTGGTTCTTGGCACTATAGCTTATATATGGCGTTATATCAAAATTGAAACGGGTATAGCCTCCTTTGTGCTGCCC
It contains:
- a CDS encoding glycoside hydrolase family 2 TIM barrel-domain containing protein, encoding MRSTRNFSILKHVKILSLFALVWCFATVAVWAQNDSRLTRSINESWYFHKGEISLESKMDFNDTGWQPIAIPHTWNNVDATDDEPGYYRGEAWYGKTLFIPEQFAKQHTFLCFEGVNQVADVFLNGNWVGQHKGGYTRFNFDITPYISYSAKNQLMVKVSNAHDKHIPPLSADFTFFGGIYRDVYLLHVSDVHFACDDNASSGIYISTPSVSKELAEINIKSLISNQSSKQRHIKLENRILDHNGKIVVSKVKQQTLTKEETKQLVFESFNLESPELWAPDNPYLYRVHTKLEDADNGAVLDELIQPLGIRWFEFTADSGFFLNGQYLKLIGTNRHQDYLQKGNALVDEMHIRDIRLLKEMGGNFLRIAHYPQDEKVLEMCDKLGILASVEIPIVNAITEDHEFTENALQMTEEMVKQNFNHPALIIWAYMNEVLLRPPFKLDSKRGKEYLQNVIKLAEKIEQKIRDEDPSRYTMIPNHGAFERYVNSGLTSIPMVVGWNLYQGWYGGRFQDFEKYLEKHHQQLPDVPMIITEYGADVNPRLHTFHPERFDYTVEYGNMLHAHYLQAIMDRAYVAGATIWNLNDFYSEARGYALPHVNLKGITGLNREKKDTWWLYKALLSEKPIVAFGQKHWKIRGGVLNKKPYSCVQPVEVYSNAKEVELFHNGTSLGTNKITNYKTTFDVPFENGENKLEAVAQTVSGSIRDMNTVDFRLIGSNLKDLKLPFSEMNVMLGSKRYYENMKTAQVWIPEKEYTEGSWGYIGGQPYKAKTRFGALPCSELNILNTDDDPLYQNQRVGIKEFKLDVPEGKYELTLMWAELVSDVEHEKLAYNLGNDKINEETKERIFNVLINGKYVERNLNLTADYGAEKAISKKYKVVVTDNNGIDIRFEAVKGEPVLNAIRVYRSF
- a CDS encoding TIM-barrel domain-containing protein, whose translation is MYKQILVLLVLISFLSCGVANKDQMTLQHTTAVADTNVVLPPAWVFGIVYGAYTNQEQSIELVNQIIEHDYPIDAFWIDSWIWDWENQGQGPKKYMDFVGDTVSYPDLKAMCDFMEEKDIKAGMWMWDAIMKTGNEAEYEDFKSKGFFKSEKIRTDGWHNGLRTTIIGDSSKEVKGTWCGDIDFQNPEATAYFQEKVKHFFDQGMDFIKLDKTDAIPVCKAMFETTQKLGKETAGRGFILSHSHGVECEEYKKYPGKWTDDTRADWNVENPNHNFSPWLPRVAFKENLAMYTDTSRHFHKIPFLANDMGGFAIPTDGTIDEELYIRWLEFALFAPITTPFSQPENPTQNIAFKVSKRADKIFRELAHLKMELFPYIYSYAHKARLDGVGVMRPTRMYEYKLGEEIFVAPVYEQGATSRELTLPAGENWVNYWSGQLYKGGQTIEVAAPIHQIPVFIKQGAVIPKREYARSIQSGTNDLLELHIYDGADGIFTLIEDDGTSNDYLKGVYAKTDIQYHTGVKESSVNIYPVEGNYQDMDNTRRWRIILHNTKGLKKATVGSRELGVVSKDDVAIVEVFEADKAKLQKVLLSY
- a CDS encoding relaxase/mobilization nuclease domain-containing protein; its protein translation is MIAKAKAIAHGSRAIEYALRESKKGSLVASNLVQNETPGAIYNEFLELQECNTRCKNKFIRIEIGIAPGDEKKLGEEDLAGICREFSSRFGFENHQWIGCIHRDTEHLHMHMIVNRIGIDQRVYDTSFISKRAGKIAESISRELGLTIANQVKRKSKYRPEVMGFERILAKTLISKAAGEVLSGHPTSLKEFTAMMKKHDIAVQEAVNKKGNTYGLRFTGHNQTFKASQIGKEFGYRTLMNTFKENSQILSQDSGYKNNRKQSQGTSVRNAIFSGIAYISGPRQLLRENDSGISEEERKRKQNLKKKRRYGPKF